From the genome of Halobacteriovorax marinus SJ:
TAGTGCCTCTGTTAAAACTTATATCAACGCAGAGTTTATAGAAGATGACTTAAATTTAAACGATAACCCAAAGACTTACTTCAAAGAAACTCACAAACTCACTAAGTACGACTCTTATAGGGCCGAAGTTGTCTATGACGATACTATCTTTGATAATCATGCCATTACAACAGGTCTCCTCTATAAAGAAGATAGAGTTAATCAAGACACAATTACTCAGCAAACTGAAGATATTATTGTTGAGCATAGTGATATCGACCATAAGAAAGTTTGGTCACTTCAAGGCTATGTCCAAGACAATTACTTTAAAGAAAATTATGAAATCTCACCTGGCCTTAGACTTCAATACGATAGCAACTTTGGATATAACTTCGCTCCAAAAGTTAGCTTTAGCTTATTTAATGAGTTAAATGACTCTATTGAATCTAAAACCTGGCTCACGATTGGTACTGGACATAGATCACCATCAATAAAAGAGAGATACTTCACAATGGATCACTCTTCTGTGGCCAATTATATAGTCCAAGGAAATGAAAATTTAAGGCCAGAGAAATCCGTTAGTGTTCAGCTTGGAAATAAATTAGATATCAGCAGAGCGCACTCCATCCATGGAAATATATTCTACAATAGGATCTCAGATTTAATTGAAACTACTGAGTTACCAAGTAGTAATAGCACCAAAATATTCTCTTATGAGAACTTTGATAAAGTAGAGTCCTCTGGCATTGAGCTTGGATCTACATTAAAGGCCAATAGCTGGAATACACTTTCACTAAATTACTCATACACGGAAACCATAAATAAACAAACGGGACTTCAATTGGCGGGAAGACCTCTTTATACTTGGAAAGCAAAGCATAGCATTTCTCCAACAGAGAATATTCAAGTTATAAATTCCCTACGCTATATCGGAAGAAAGTACACGAACGAAGAAAATACAAAAGTATCTAAAGGCTATTCCTCTTTAGATACAAAAATTAATTACGCTTACAATAAGAGTATCAATCTATACTTTGGTATTAACAACTTACTCAACACGGTAAAAGATCCTGCCAGCGATACTGTTATTGCAGTAAATGATGATAGACCATCACTTGGGCGACTCTTTTACACTGGCATACAATTAAAGGATTTCTAAGTGAAGATAATATTTCTATGCCTCTTATTTCTTACGCTATCGTGCTCAAAAGTTGAACCCTTAACGGCACCTGTAAAAGAGCAGAGCTACACAGACTTTATAACTAATAAGTCACAATATATAACAGACCAATCAAGTGATATTTTTGAAGAAACTCCTTGGTATATCTACGATGAGAATAACCACATTATCTGGCCAACGTTCTCAGTCTACGCTCTTAGAACTAATTCGAAATATTATAAAGTTCAAATCCTTGATTACTATGATAGCAGTGCGAACCCTGGAAATTATACTCTTCGAATCGCCGCTGAAAATGAAAGTGAAAAGATTTATTCTTTCAATGCCGCAGGTTGTGGCAATGTCTATACCAATAGAGATTATGAAAGTTGTATGAATAATCCACTCACCAATATTTATAAGTATCTCAATATTGAAACTGGTGAAACTTATGACTATACAAGTGAGCAGGCTTTAGAGAGTAAGCAGTGGGATCTCGCCTTTAACGGAACGAGCATAAGAATTAATGCTGGAAAGTATGGAAAAAAAGGTGCCAGAATTGGAAGCCTCTTTATTTATACTGACTTCTTTCCTGGTGGTGTCGTCGATTACCAAAGAATTGCAGAGGTCTCATTCTCAGATAGGGGCTCACGCTTTTTCAATTTAGATATGGACCTTAGAAATATCCCCTACGCTCTTCCGCCAGGAGTGGATAGAGTCATAAATGAGCCTGACTGGTTTTCAAGCGACGAGGTAGATCCAGATCTTTTTAAGGCGAAGAATGACAATTGGTGGCTTATAAGATCAAGTAGTGCTGACAGCTATTTTAAATTTAACGTTGCTGATATAAATGAAGTTAAAGATAGTGACGGCAATATTGAAACGACAATAACTATAGAGAGCTACTACCAAGCCCCTGGAGAAAGTGAGTTCTCCCCATCTCTTCGCAGTTGGCAACTTGAATCCTTCTCTTCAGCTAAGCGATTAGTGCGCTTATGTTTGGACTTAGATCAGCAAGCTCTCGTTCATTGTTCAAAAGATAAGGCCAAGGTTGATTTAACTTTTATGGCCTTAAACCGAGAGCCAAGACAGTGGAAAATTCAGACTGCTAGTGGGGCCATAGGTCCACTCTCTCTCGAAGATATCTCCAGCAGAAGTACTGGAAAATTAGAATAAAAAAAGCCTATCCGAGGATAGGCCTTCTTATAAACTTGAATTTTATTGAATTAGCTTAAGTGCTTTCCAAGAATCCCAGCAAGTTCGAACATAGTAACTTCTTTCTTACCAAATACTTTCTTTAATAGATCGTCAGCAAGAATATTTCTCTTGTTCTTTGGGTTTTGAAGATTATTCTTTTTGATATAATCCCACATTTTCTTTACAGCTTCAGTTCTAGGAACTGCTTTATCACCAATTACAGCCGCTAGGTCAGCAGATGGAGTCATGGCCTTCATAAATGCTGCATTTGGCTTTCTCTTAGTTTTTTTCTTAGCCGCTTTCTTAGCTACTTTTTTAGTCGCTTTCTTAGCTACTTTTTTAGTTGCTTTCTTAGCTACTTTCTTAGTTGCTTTCTTAGCTACTTTCTTAGTCGCTTTCTTTGCTACTTTTTTCTTAGTTGCTTTTTTAGCTACTTTCTTCTTAGTTGCTTTTTTAGCTACTTTCTTCTTAGTTGCTTTCTTAGCTACTTTCTTCTTAGTCGCTTTCTTAGCAACTTTCTTCTTTGTTGCTTTCTTTGCTACTTTCTTCTTAGTTGCTTTCTTTGCTACTTTCTTAGTCGCTTTCTTCGCTACTTTTTTCTTAGTTGCTTTCTTCGCTACTTTTTTCTTAGTTGCTTTCTTAGCTACTTTCTTAGTCGCTTTTTTAGCTACTTTCTTAGTTGCTTTCTTAGCTGTTTTCTTCTTTGCCATGACATCCTCCAGAATACAAAATGACATTTTTCCAAACTAAATTTAACTTATCTATTAGTCTAATCGAAAGAATACAAAAACACTTGAGTTTTTTTCACTTTTTAATGAATTTTTTTTAAGAAAAAAAAAGGCCCACATAGGGGCCAAAAGCTATTTCAGATTTTTTATCCACTCTACAACCTGCCCATTTTCTCCTAGGCGCTTGTCGGTTTTGTGGTAACCGTGACTTTCATTGAGTGAATACATTCTGAAGTTATCAATCGAGCAGTAATGAATAATCTTATTTACTTTGTGCTCTTTAGCCTCAGTTTCAAAGAAGTCTTTTATCTTATGAGAGAATCCACTTCCTTGGTGAGAGATTTTAATCGAAGTATTCTTCGAATATAGGGTATTTTCTTTGATTTTATAAAATAAAGCGGCAATGATTTCACCGTTATTCTCTACACCATAGAGATTCCAGCCATCCTTAACTTCTTTTTGGATCTCATCGAGGTTCCAGTTAAATCCTGGAGAATCAGAGAAGGCATCTAAGTTATAATCATAGATCATTTTAATATCTTTAGAGGTATTGGCCTTTACGAAATCTAGACTCATAGCAATCCTTTGCTCTTTTGAAAGAAATAGAGGTTATTAATAACCTCTATTATAACTGAAAATGGAAAATTACTTTAGTGTACTAATATATGCCGCAAGATCTTCTATATCAGTATTAGACAAATTCTTGATGAATGGAAGCATCGTTGGATTCTTTCTCTCAACTCCGGCCTTGAATTGCTGAACAGAGCTAATAATATACCAATCGTGTTGTCCAGCAATACGAGGAGCTTTCATGGCCTCATTACCTTCACCATTAGCACCATGACACTGAATACATGTTTTATATAGAGTTTGACCTCTGGCCGCGTCCGCAGCAAGACTTTGAGCTGAAATTAAAGATGATAGGGCAAACACTGCCAATAATGTTTTCATTGCACTCCCAAATATAGACTTTGAATTAAGTTGTAATACATTGAATATTAACGATTCTAGAGCTACTCGGCAACCAAATTTATCTTTTCGCATTGAATAACGCTTCGAACTAATTCCTCTAGAGTTCCAAGAAGCTCTTTATTCAATGTATTTGGGGCCAATTTCATATTATTTATCCCAGATTTAAATCCGATAACGAGCTCTGTCTCACTTAAGTGAATACACTCTACTTCAATATTCTTCTCGCTTAGATACCCCAATGTATTCACTCTTAAAGTGAAAAAGTCGGAGATAGCATTGATCTTGTCTACGTAACTAGCTTCTGGTCCAATTTGCCACATTTCAAGACCGTCAGATAGCTCAACAGAAAAAATATGTCCCATCAATTTTGCACAAAATAGCTCTATAAATTCACTTGGAAACTCAGATCCTTCCATAGATGAGACGTGGTTTTGATCCCTAAGAAAGCTCTCAACTTCTCTCGCAGACAAAGACTCTACTCTCTGCATTTGAGAGTTTTCAAGAAGCGCACACAGAGCATAGCTTACGCTGTCAATGGCGGTATTGTGACAGGGTCTATGGTTAAGCTTCTTAACTCTACCTCGTTCGACAACAACACTAAAATCAACACTATGAGACTTTGCAGTTGCAAAAAAGCAAGCTTTGTCATCGTTCATTTTATACTTGTCAGACTTTGAAAACTCTAAGACTCTCCTAGAATATTGACCCAAGAAAATACCCCTTATTTAAGTTAACCCACTTAAATTAAAATAAAATGGACTATATAATAAGAGTATGACGAAGACAAATAGACTCCCTCAGAGCTTTACCAATGCCCAAGAGATAAATCTCATTGGTCCCCTCGATATCCAAGAGAATATTAAGTCCTCTGAGCTTCCCACGCTAATTGTAGACGGTGGAATGAATCATGGGCTGAACTTTCCAAATTCAATAAGTATTGGAGATGGAGATAGCTCAAAGTTAAGCCTTGATATTGAACTAAGCGCAGAGAAGGATCAAAGTGATTTGGCATGTGCTCTAGAGCTAATCCTAAACCAAGTAGAGAGTTGTAAGAAAGTTAATCTATACGGCTTTTTGGGACAGAGAAAAGATCACGAGCTGATTGTTATAGGCGAGGCCTATGAGTTTGTAAGAAAGTCCTCTGCTCTACTTATATTTGATAAGAGTTTAAAAATTATTCCACCCAAGCCATATACTTTTGAGATTAATGGACTCTTTAGCATCATGTCTCTTCAAGAGTGCTTATTTAGTATTCAAGGAAGTGCTAAGTACCAAGTATGGCCTGCAAAGAAACTTGGAGTTCTATCGAGCCTAGGTCTTAGTAACGAGGGAAGTGGAGAAGTCACTATCACAAGCGACGCCCCACTTATTCTTTATAGTGAGGAGTGATTTCCAACCTAGTGGCCGCACTCCTTTCAATAAGCTCTTTAGAGAGAAGTTGTAGTCGATACTTACCACTTAGAAATCTCTCTCTTTGGTTTTGAAAAAATGGACTTAAGTAGTGCGCTGAAATACCAAGCGGAAGAATCCCATAAGACTTACCAGGCTCAGAAAAGTCAATAATTCTTCTCGTACTCGGCCCACTCTTAACTTGAAAGCCGTCCTTACACCCAACTTGTCTAAAGTTATTCACATTATTATAGCCGCCCATAACAGGGTAAGGTCCTAGGTTTAAAATTTTATTGAGTGGAAAGCTCTTCCCCAGTGGATGAGCGAACTCTAAAGTATGTAATCTCCCCCATGTCCACTTAGAAATATCGTCACCATATTCATTCTTAAGAATAGCGACCGCATCTTTAAAACTCTTAATCAGAATATCTTTTCGTGTCTCAATTTTGTCAGTTGTTTTAGAATAGTCCCACCATTTTGCATTTTCTCGCTTTAACATTCTTTGCATGGCGTACCAACTGGCCGAAAGACCGCAGTACTTTAGAGCATCGTCCCTTTCTAATTCATCAAATAAATTGAACTTCAATTGAAAGAGAGTCTGATGATAGAGCGAAGCTCCAACACGATTTGGAAAGGTTTGCATATCCCAGTTTTTTAGCTCGTCTAAAGCGCTCATCTCCAGTGGAGAAAAGTTAGCGGTATCAATTTCCTCAATGAGTTGTTCTCTGACCCACTCAACTTCGCTATTGAGAACACTTGTTTGCAAGAGCATCGTCTCTTCTACAGACCACTTATCTTTGGCCATCAGACGAGAGAGAATAGTTATGAATCGATCCCTTGGCTGCCACATCCCTCTAAATCTCTCATCCGCTGTAAGAGGACGGTTATTTGCTGAGGCAATAACACCACTTTCAGGGTTTATATTGTGAGGCATTTGCGAAAACTCATAGTAACCCTTGTAAGCATCTTCTTTTGAGCTTCCATCCATGACAACACGACTATCAGAGAGCTCACTCCTAATTGGATAACGACCAAGATTAAGTCTAGCTATATTATCATCAGCATCAGCGTAAATAATATTCAAGCCAGGAGAGCCCACCACCGAGACTCCTCTTTGAAAATCTTCAAAGCTTTGAGCTCGTCCCATCTGGTAGAAGCCTTGAATAGGATGATTATCAGGAAGATAATATGTCCACTTTAAAGCAATACCTTTATCTTCAATAATTTCATCTAGAAGAGGTCCATTGCGAGTTACACGAACAGGTAATTGAAAGTCATCCCCTCCCCTTACCTTAATTACTTCAAGCCTTCTCTCTATAGGTAATTCTCTTCCATCAAAAATAGTCTCATTACCAGAGGCCGAGAATTTCTCTTTATAAAAGTCCATATCATCTAGATAGGAAATAGTTATCCCCCACGCTTTCTTAAAGTCATGACCCATGACTGCAAAGGGAATATTTGGGAGGAAGTGCCCATAAATTTCGTAGGGATTACTAGGATCTTCAATTTTTAAATGGGCCTCAAACCATATCCCCGGAAGAGAGAAGCCAATATGGGGATCAGAGGCAAGCATCGCTCTTCCACTGCGAGTCTTCTTTGAACTTAAGGCCCAAGCATTGGAACCTTCAAAGCCACCAAAAGAGTTATTCAAATCATTGAACGCCTGAAAAATACTCTTTAATTCTCCATGAATCTTAGCGGTCATTATAGAGTGACGAGTGGGTTCTACTTGTAAATCATTCCACAATTTCTCATCTAAATCTCTTTGTAACTTATCCATTAAAAGATCGTGGCGCATAAACGCTGCAAATGAATAGGCCATATAGCCAACGACTGCATATGAGTCGTAGAGGTCGAACTTTCTAGGCGTAATTCCCCCTAGAACGAATTCAATAGGAAGTTTCTCATGTTCAATAAAGTAATTAACCCCTTCAAAGAATGACTCCATTTTAGTCTTTATTTCTGTAGGCAAAGGGCGCTCTTTAAGAGACTTTCTAAAGTGCTCAACGAGCCCAAGAGTTCTAAAAGTCTTATCTATTTCCAACCCTTTTTTACCGATAATTTCACTTAAAGTTCCAGATCCTACACGTCTGAGCATCTCCATTTGTAACAATCGCTCACTGGCCATGACATAGCCTAATACACGATAGGCATCTCTATCATTTTTAGCGCTGATGTGTGGAATCCCCTCACTGTCTCTAATAACCTGTACTTTTTCTTGCAGAATAGGCATTTCCAAAACACCATCTCCATAGGGGATCACTCTGATGAGTAAGTAGTAGAGACACCCAAGAACAAGTGCACCAATAAGAGGTATAACGTAGATAATTTTACCGAGGCATGACTTCATATATTCTTCTTTATTTTTTCATTTGCTTTAAATTCTAAGGAATATCTCGTAGAATTTAAGGATGAGTAAACGATTTCCATTAATTGACCAAATAAGAGGTCTAGCGATTATTTTAATGATCATATTTCATTTTTTTTATGACTTAAAGATATTTGGCCATAATAATATTAATTTTAATAGAGATTTTTTTTGGTTTGAATTACCGCGCTTAATTGTCTTTCTCTTTCTCATAGCAATGGGACTCTCTCTCCCATTAGTGCACTCTCCAAAAATTAATTGGAAGAAATTTTGGCCACGCTGGATAAAGATAGCTCTCGGGGCCCTAGTCATTACGGTCTACACTTACTTTACATTTAAAAACTCGTGGGTCTACTTTGGAACTCTACATTGTATTGCTCTTGCTTCCATCGTCTCTCTTCCCTTCATTCGCATTCCTAAAATTGCAGGGGCCATAGGAGTCTGCCTACTCGTTCTAAAATTATTCTTTGGAATTTCCATCCCATGGTTTGAACTCTCTCACGCAAGTATGGACTATATCCCACTCTTCCCATGGATTGGATGTATCTTCCTTGGCTTCGCCCTTTGGAGCTTCAACTTTCACCAATTAAATCCATTTAATTTTAAATTCATGCGCCCATTAGAAAAGATGGGACAACACTCACTGCTTATTTATATGATCCATCAGCCCATTCTCTACGGACTTGTTTATAGTTACACCTATTTAACGCAAAGCTAGAATAGCTTTCAACTTTAAACCTCTCCCATAAAACTAGTTTGCCTACAAAACTTTTGTCGAGCCGTTTGAAATTGCTAGACCCCTCTGTTCGTGATAGTAAGGGTGAATAAAAATAATAGGTTAATTCATACTAGAAGGTTAGAGATGTCTTTTGATTTTCAAAAGAAATTAGAAAAAACTGAGCGCTTCCTCGGAGGCCTTAAATTTGCGGTTATTGTTATTATCTTATTTTCAATTTTTATGATCGTGGGCACCTTCTTTGAAAGTTATTACGGTACAGACTTTGTTAATAGAACCATCTACAAACGCTTTCCATTTATGGCCGTTCAATTTGGGATCTTTGTCAGTGTCTTCTTCGCAATGCTACTAAGGCTGCCAC
Proteins encoded in this window:
- a CDS encoding TonB-dependent receptor plug domain-containing protein; its protein translation is MSNKCSNSLYLYKKLHAMALLMCASSLFASETIEAPLKQENPDNTVFIYGGLNTKSGLIDSAVKTEVLSSEEIEDSHYQNLSEAVSDIAGVSEISVDRRGGAKTALIQGFGENSVLVMIDGTPVSQNSSFGFDLTQISTENIEKIEVIKGGASALYGSQAIGGVINIVTKKPINKRKTFIDLSSSMSADSSDARQVNAKGLYSNRLGGVGHKLTLSYRNQNDYDLNENTYAKDGPKFSKFNGSLYLDKKIQNNTLSLGYLYFNDYVKSTSSKPYGSSTFGEVDNETKTQTHNIKLQNIYKSGSASVKTYINAEFIEDDLNLNDNPKTYFKETHKLTKYDSYRAEVVYDDTIFDNHAITTGLLYKEDRVNQDTITQQTEDIIVEHSDIDHKKVWSLQGYVQDNYFKENYEISPGLRLQYDSNFGYNFAPKVSFSLFNELNDSIESKTWLTIGTGHRSPSIKERYFTMDHSSVANYIVQGNENLRPEKSVSVQLGNKLDISRAHSIHGNIFYNRISDLIETTELPSSNSTKIFSYENFDKVESSGIELGSTLKANSWNTLSLNYSYTETINKQTGLQLAGRPLYTWKAKHSISPTENIQVINSLRYIGRKYTNEENTKVSKGYSSLDTKINYAYNKSINLYFGINNLLNTVKDPASDTVIAVNDDRPSLGRLFYTGIQLKDF
- a CDS encoding HmuY family protein, with amino-acid sequence MKIIFLCLLFLTLSCSKVEPLTAPVKEQSYTDFITNKSQYITDQSSDIFEETPWYIYDENNHIIWPTFSVYALRTNSKYYKVQILDYYDSSANPGNYTLRIAAENESEKIYSFNAAGCGNVYTNRDYESCMNNPLTNIYKYLNIETGETYDYTSEQALESKQWDLAFNGTSIRINAGKYGKKGARIGSLFIYTDFFPGGVVDYQRIAEVSFSDRGSRFFNLDMDLRNIPYALPPGVDRVINEPDWFSSDEVDPDLFKAKNDNWWLIRSSSADSYFKFNVADINEVKDSDGNIETTITIESYYQAPGESEFSPSLRSWQLESFSSAKRLVRLCLDLDQQALVHCSKDKAKVDLTFMALNREPRQWKIQTASGAIGPLSLEDISSRSTGKLE
- a CDS encoding SWIB/MDM2 domain-containing protein translates to MKAMTPSADLAAVIGDKAVPRTEAVKKMWDYIKKNNLQNPKNKRNILADDLLKKVFGKKEVTMFELAGILGKHLS
- a CDS encoding N-acetyltransferase, giving the protein MSLDFVKANTSKDIKMIYDYNLDAFSDSPGFNWNLDEIQKEVKDGWNLYGVENNGEIIAALFYKIKENTLYSKNTSIKISHQGSGFSHKIKDFFETEAKEHKVNKIIHYCSIDNFRMYSLNESHGYHKTDKRLGENGQVVEWIKNLK
- a CDS encoding c-type cytochrome — protein: MKTLLAVFALSSLISAQSLAADAARGQTLYKTCIQCHGANGEGNEAMKAPRIAGQHDWYIISSVQQFKAGVERKNPTMLPFIKNLSNTDIEDLAAYISTLK
- a CDS encoding thiamin pyrophosphokinase, whose amino-acid sequence is MTKTNRLPQSFTNAQEINLIGPLDIQENIKSSELPTLIVDGGMNHGLNFPNSISIGDGDSSKLSLDIELSAEKDQSDLACALELILNQVESCKKVNLYGFLGQRKDHELIVIGEAYEFVRKSSALLIFDKSLKIIPPKPYTFEINGLFSIMSLQECLFSIQGSAKYQVWPAKKLGVLSSLGLSNEGSGEVTITSDAPLILYSEE
- a CDS encoding penicillin acylase family protein, coding for MKSCLGKIIYVIPLIGALVLGCLYYLLIRVIPYGDGVLEMPILQEKVQVIRDSEGIPHISAKNDRDAYRVLGYVMASERLLQMEMLRRVGSGTLSEIIGKKGLEIDKTFRTLGLVEHFRKSLKERPLPTEIKTKMESFFEGVNYFIEHEKLPIEFVLGGITPRKFDLYDSYAVVGYMAYSFAAFMRHDLLMDKLQRDLDEKLWNDLQVEPTRHSIMTAKIHGELKSIFQAFNDLNNSFGGFEGSNAWALSSKKTRSGRAMLASDPHIGFSLPGIWFEAHLKIEDPSNPYEIYGHFLPNIPFAVMGHDFKKAWGITISYLDDMDFYKEKFSASGNETIFDGRELPIERRLEVIKVRGGDDFQLPVRVTRNGPLLDEIIEDKGIALKWTYYLPDNHPIQGFYQMGRAQSFEDFQRGVSVVGSPGLNIIYADADDNIARLNLGRYPIRSELSDSRVVMDGSSKEDAYKGYYEFSQMPHNINPESGVIASANNRPLTADERFRGMWQPRDRFITILSRLMAKDKWSVEETMLLQTSVLNSEVEWVREQLIEEIDTANFSPLEMSALDELKNWDMQTFPNRVGASLYHQTLFQLKFNLFDELERDDALKYCGLSASWYAMQRMLKRENAKWWDYSKTTDKIETRKDILIKSFKDAVAILKNEYGDDISKWTWGRLHTLEFAHPLGKSFPLNKILNLGPYPVMGGYNNVNNFRQVGCKDGFQVKSGPSTRRIIDFSEPGKSYGILPLGISAHYLSPFFQNQRERFLSGKYRLQLLSKELIERSAATRLEITPHYKE
- a CDS encoding heparan-alpha-glucosaminide N-acetyltransferase produces the protein MSKRFPLIDQIRGLAIILMIIFHFFYDLKIFGHNNINFNRDFFWFELPRLIVFLFLIAMGLSLPLVHSPKINWKKFWPRWIKIALGALVITVYTYFTFKNSWVYFGTLHCIALASIVSLPFIRIPKIAGAIGVCLLVLKLFFGISIPWFELSHASMDYIPLFPWIGCIFLGFALWSFNFHQLNPFNFKFMRPLEKMGQHSLLIYMIHQPILYGLVYSYTYLTQS